The nucleotide window TTTAAGAAAAGCAGCAGCGGCTATTCACTCCCTGAAGTGATGATCAGCTCGGTAATTCTTGCCAGCGCAGTCACCATGTCAGTCCAACTCTCCAATTCCACCGTCAACGGCATGCAACGGATGGATCAGCGCGCCAGGGTTGACAGCGCCATGGCGGCCCACATGGAAAAAATTCGAGATAGAGCCTTCGAACATCTCTGCATTCAGGGCTGCGATGATAGCCAGTTAACCCAGCAGCTAAAATACGACCTGTCTAAATTAAAACCACTTTGTGAAACAAATTCGCTAGGATCATCTTTAGTTACAGGCCTCCAAGACACCACGAGATACAACGAAGATCTAACAATCCCATTCAATATAAAAAACAAACTTGAGACCGCTGGGTCCACTAGTTCCGTGACATCAGTTACTATCACCCCAATAATCATACCTACAAGGAATCAGATAAATGTGACACTCAGCGCTGGCGACACAGGCCAGAGTGTCAGCACATCCATTGTGCCCCATGCCCAGGGATGGTGCCGATGAAACCAATGCAGTCCCAGTCGCAAGGATTCACTCTGGTGGAGTTGATTCTGGTTGTTTCCATTATCGGGCTTTTGAGTGGAATTGCTCTTCCTAATTTTCTATCCAATTGGGAAGACGAGCGCCTGAATGCAATCACAAAAATTGCAGTTGCCTGGCTGGATGATCTTCGGCGCAAAGCGATCCAGAACAGTGTTCCCTGCCGCGCCACATGGGATTTAGCAAACACCACACTCAGCGCGCAATGCGATCACGAAACATCCACAAGCAGCACCCTCAATCTCAGAGCGGAAATCAGCAACAGCGACAACCTGGCGGTGAACCTGCGCGCAGGCGACCCAACCGTTTGGATCTTCACACCACGGGGCACATCCACCACCGATGCTCAAGCCACCCTCACACTCACAGGAAGCAACAGTGATCCAGGTCGTTGCCTCAGGCTCTCCGCTCCCCTCGGACTGATCCGGGCCGCAAAACGAACATCAGCAGGTCAATGCGACTACACCACTCGCTACTGAAGCACCAACCCAGGCCAAGCCAAGGCTTCACGCTGGTGGAACTTCTTGTTGCCGCAGCGGTGGGGACCGTTGTGGCAGCTGCAGCAGGGGATCTCATGCTGAGCAACATGCGCTCAGGAGCAGCTCTGGAAGCCACCCAGCGCCTGCGCACCGACTGGAGCCGCACCAGTCACTTCATCGAATCAGAAGTCGCCCTGAGCGAACGCGTGATCACCGACGCTTCCCTCCTCAACTTGGCGCAATGCACAACAACCATTTCGGCGGCGGAATTCAAATTTGGCCTGGAAGTGCGCCGCGACCTGCCCCCAGCGATTTATTTCGTGAAGAGCAATGCCGCCAACAGCCTGGAATGGACCGGCGACAGCAGCTTGTGGCGATGCGGCCCCAGCATCAATGAAAACGGTGAATACACCAACGTAATTAGGGGAAGCAGCACATCGCTGTTAACGGCACAGCGACTGGTTGATGGCCTGAAAGTCAATGTTCCAGTTTCTGAAGAGTGCACCCTGTCAGTCACCCCATCCCAAGATGGTGTGAGTAAGTCGTTGAAATATGAATTGTGCATGAGCGGGTTAACAAAATACAAATACGCCCAATCCGTCAATACTTACTCAAGAATCAGCCCTGTTTTCTCCTACCCCAACACCAACAGTCTCTGCAGTGATGAGTTTCTCACGATCGAGGGTTTCTACAAATTGGAAGGAGGTACCACCAGCGCTGACTTGCTGGAACTTCCATCCACCGGTTTATCGCAATACGACGACATCCTCATCTGCGGCTATGGCGGTGGCGACACCATCAAAGGATCGACAGCCAATGATGTACTGGAAGCCGGCGACAGCGGAAGCAGCAACGAAAATGGAGCCACCATCTACGCCTACAGCGGCAGCGACCGTTTGGTTGGAGGCCCTGGAAACGACCAGCTAGATGGAGGTGATGGGGATGATGTGTTGATCAGCGGAGCAGGCAACGACATCCTGAATGGTGGATCGGGAGACAATCAATACCTGGCGGGTGCGGGCAAAAACTTTGTTATTGGCGGAACCGGCCTGGATGTTGTGTTTTTGGACCAGAGCAAAGCTGATGTGAGTGGATTGGCGAACTGCTCACGATCTAGCTGCCTAGTTACTTACAGCGTGGATGGACTCTCGTCACAAATATCGGCAACCGAAATTGAGGTGATTATTTTCCGAGATGGCCGCTACGACATCACCAGCTGACGGAGACTTCAACTCCCCCCAGCATCATTGAGCTTGAGCACCGCCATGAAGGCCTCCTGCGGCACATCCACCTTGCCCATGGCCTTCATCCGCTTCTTGCCCTTGGCCTGTTTCTTCAGCAGTTTCTTCTTCCGTGAAATATCGCCGCCGTAACACTTCGCCAGCACATCCTTGCGGATGGCACTGATGCTGGTGGAGGCAATGATGCGGCTGCCAATGGAGGCCTGCAGGGGGATTTTGAACTGCTGGCGGGGAATCAGTTCTTTCAGTTTCTCCACCAAAGCCTTGCCCACGTTGTAAGCCTTATCCCTGTGCACGATCGTGGTGAGGGGATCAGCCCGCTCGCCATTGATCAACACATCCAGGCGCACCAGTTCGTTCTTGCGATAGCCGATCAGGTGGTATTCCATCGACGCATAGCCTTGCGTACGCGTCTTCATCTGATCGAAGAAGTCGGTTACCACTTCCGCCAGCGGCAGTTCATAAATCAACGTCACCCGATCGGTGGTGATGTATTTCATATCGAGATACTCACCGCGCCGTTCCTGGCACAGCCCCATTAGCGCGCCGTTGTACTCATTCGGCGCATAAATCTCCATCTTCACGTAGGGCTCTTCAATCGATTCGCGCTTCTGCGGGTCGGGAAGGGTGGCGGGGTTATCCACCATCACCTCCGTTCCGTCGATCATGTTCACCTTGTAGATCACCGACGGTGCGGTGACGATCAGATCGAGGTCGTACTCCCGCTCCAGGCGCTCCTGCACGATCTCCATGTGCAGCAACCCCAGGAAGCCGCAACGGAACCCGAAGCCCATCGCACTGCTGGTTTCCGGTTCGAACTGCAGTGCCGCATCGGAGAGCTGCAGCTTGTTGAGCGCTTCGCGCAGATCCGGATACTGATCCGCCTCGGTGGGGAACAGGCCGCAGAACACCATCGGCTTGGCTTCGGTGTAACCCGGTAAAGCCTCATCCGCCGGGGCATTGAGCAGGGTGATCGTGTCGCCCACGCGGGCATCGGCCACGGCCTTGATCGAGGCCGCCAGGTAACCCACCTCACCGGCGTGGAGCTCATCCACCTTGCGCTGATCCGGTGCCATCACCCCGATCTCATCAAGCTCGTAGGTTTTCTTGCTGGCCATCAACAGCACCTTGTCTTTGCAGCTGATCCGGCCGCTCATCACCCGGAAATACACAATCACCCCCCGGTAGGGGTCGTAATAGGAATCAAAGATCAGGGCCTTGGTGGGCTCCTCCACCGTGTCCGCTGGCGGCGGCACCCGGTCCACCACCGCCTGCAGAATCTCGGGAACACCCAAACCAGTTTTGGCCGAACAGGGAATGGCCTTGCTGCAGTCGAGGCCGATGATCGCCTCCACTTCCTCCTTGATGCGATCGGGATCGGCACCGGGCAAATCGATCTTGTTGAGCACTGGAATGATCTCGAGGTCGTTCTCCAGCGCCAGGTACACATTGGCCAGGGTCTGAGCCTCCACCCCCTGGCTGGCATCCACCACCAGTAGCGCTCCCTCACAGGCCAGAAGGCTGCGGCTCACCTCATAGGAGAAGTCCACGTGGCCGGGGGTGTCGATCAGGTTGAGGACGTACTCCTCTCCATCGGCTGCCGTGTAATTCATCCGCGCCGCTTGGAGCTTGATGGTGATGCCCCGCTCCCGCTCCAGATCCATGTTGTCCAGGAACTGCTCCTGCATGTCCCGGTTGGCCACCGTGCCCGTGTCCTGCAGCAACCGATCGGCCAGGGTCGACTTGCCGTGGTCGATGTGGGCAATGATGCAGAAATTGCGGATGCGTGAGACGGGAGCGTCGGTCATGCGGTTGGCGAAATCCCGGCCCGGGCTAATTCGTTCGTTGATGCAATCCTAAGGAGCTGCCCAGGCCCACCACGAAACGGGGTGATCGGGCTGGGTCTTCCTCCAAGCTCACTCTCATCGTGTGCTTGTGCCGTCTGTGTCGCCATGGGTTCTTCTGCTGCTCGCAATCGGCGCCGAGGTCATCGGCACCTCCTGTCTCAAGCTCTCCGAGGGATTCAGCAGACCCGGTCCCTCCCTGGTGGTGCTCACCGCCTATGCAGTGTCCATGACCTTGATGTCACGGGTGGTGCAGGTGTTGCCCATGGGCCTCACCTATGCCCTCTGGAGCGGCCTGGGCATCGTGGCCATCGTGCTGATCGGCATGCTGCTTTATCAACAAACGCCCAGTGCCGGGCAGTTGATAGGAATGGCGCTGATTACAGCTGGCGTGGTGTTGGTGAATCTGTCGCCAGCAACATCAAACGGATGAGTCATTCTCGAGATCATCTGAAACCGAGCTGATCGCACTGATGCAACGCTGGCGACGCTTTCTCCTGATCACCGCCACGATTGCTGGGCTGGCGGTTTTTTTTCACCTTGCGCAAGTGCATGGGCTGGAGCCGATTCGCAATCAGGTGGAACGCCTCGGCGTCTGGGCGCCGATCGCCATCCTCCTGCTGCGAGGAGTGAGCATCCTCCTGCCCGCCCTGCCAAGCACGGCCTACTCACTGCTGGCTGGAACGCTGTTGGGTTTCGAGACGGGGTTCATCACGATCGTGATCGCCGATCTGCTGTTCTGCCAGGCGGCCTTCCTGCTGGCCAGACGCTACGGACGCGGACTCATCGGCCGACTCGTCGGCAGTGGCGCGATGGCCAGAATCGAAGGCTTCGGCCGTAATCAATTCCAGGGCAATCCCTTTCTGCTTACTGGATTGTTGATGACTGGCCTGTTCGATTTCGTGAGCTACGCCGCTGGCCTCAGCGGCACAACCTGGCGAGCCTTTGTCGTTCCCTTAGTGGTGAGTGTGCTGCTCAGCGATGCACCGATCGTGGCCCTGGGTGCAGGACTGTTTGATGGTGGTCGCTTGATCCTGGGTCTGGCCCTTTTGGGAATGTTTGCTCTTGCTGTAGTGGCTGGTCTGGTGAAACGCAGAACACAACACAATCAGGCGATGCACCCTTCCACAAGCACTCAACTGGATTGAATCCCAAGCAGTGCATCACTGCGGCGGCGAACCTGATCGAGGAGGTCAGCATCAGCGTTGAGGTCCTGTCCATAGAAAGGCAGCAAGCTGCGCAATCGCTCCTGCCAGGCCTGGGTGGCGAGTTGCTGCGAAAAACATCGGTTCAGAACATCAAGCATGATCGGAACTGACGTGCTGGCTCCCGGAGAGGCCCCCAGCAGTGCAGCGAGAGATCCATCAGCCGAGCTCACAACCTCGGTGCCCATCTGCAAGCGGCTTCCTTCAGGCGTGCGTTTAATGATTTGCACCCGTTGACCAGCCACCGAGAGGCTCCAGTCATCACTCTTTGCCGATGGAAGGAATCGCCTAAGTGCGTCGATGCGATCCGTCTCACTCTGGCGAAGCTGAGCAATCAGGTATTTAACAAGTGGAAGATTGTTCAAGCCCACCTGCAGCATCGGCACCAGATTGGTGCTGCGAACGGATCTTGGAAGATCAAACAGGGAGCCTGTTTTAAGAAACTTGCTGCTGAATCCGGCATAGGGGCCAAACAGAAGTGAACGCTTGCCGTCAATCCAACGGCTGTCGAGATGCGGAACCGACATGGGAGGCGCTCCCACCGCGGCTTTTCCATACACCTTGGCGAAATGCCGATCCACAAGGTCGGCGCGCTGGCAGACCAACCATTGGCCACTCACAGGAAAGCCAGCGAAATCGGCAGCTTCCGGGATGCCGCTGTTCTGCAACAGCGGCAGCGCCCCCCCACCGGCGCCCAGAAACACAAACGGGGTTTGAACCTGCCAGCTGCCGGATGGCCCCTGGAGCTGGATCCCCCAATCGCCTGAGGTCATCGCCTCGGTGCGTTGGCGCTTCAGACCCTTCACAACCGTGCCGTAGCAGATCTTGAGGGCCCCAGAGCCTTGCAGCGGGGCCAGCAGTGCACGGGTGAGGCTGCCGAAATCCACGTCGAGCCCTCGCTTGATCCGCGTGGCCGCAAGCGCCTGATCGCCTGATCGCCCCTCCATCACCAAGGGCAACCAGTCCGTCATCTCTGCAGGATCCGTGGTCCACTCCATGGCGCTGAAGGCGGGCAGCGCCTTCAGCTGCCGGTATCGCTGCTCCAGAAAAGCCACATCTTCCTGACCCCAGACCAGACTCAAATGAGGAACCTGATGCAGAAACGTGTCTGGCTTGAGGAGCCCCCGTTCTGCCAGCGATGCCCAGAAGGCGAGGCTGCATTCAAAAGCCGCATTGATGGCCAACGCCTTGCTGGTTTCGATCCGGCCGTCAGGGCGCTGGGGGGTGTAGTTCAGCTCACAGTTCGCCGCATGTCCCGTGCCCGCATTATTCGCCGCCGCGCTGCTTTCGAGAGCCGGCCCCTCGAGTCGCTCCACCAGCAGCAAGCGCAGGTCGGGATCGAGAGCGTGCAGGAGTGAGGCCAGGGTGGCACTCATAATTCCTGCGCCTACGAGCACAGCGTCGTATTGATCCAAAGGGATGACGGCGTCTGAACCCAAGGGTATGAATCGGTCAGCCCTGTGCTGCGATTACGCTGGGTTTCATAGCTTGATTGATCCATGAGCTCAGAAAC belongs to Synechococcus sp. WH 7805 and includes:
- a CDS encoding calcium-binding protein, which codes for MRLHHSLLKHQPRPSQGFTLVELLVAAAVGTVVAAAAGDLMLSNMRSGAALEATQRLRTDWSRTSHFIESEVALSERVITDASLLNLAQCTTTISAAEFKFGLEVRRDLPPAIYFVKSNAANSLEWTGDSSLWRCGPSINENGEYTNVIRGSSTSLLTAQRLVDGLKVNVPVSEECTLSVTPSQDGVSKSLKYELCMSGLTKYKYAQSVNTYSRISPVFSYPNTNSLCSDEFLTIEGFYKLEGGTTSADLLELPSTGLSQYDDILICGYGGGDTIKGSTANDVLEAGDSGSSNENGATIYAYSGSDRLVGGPGNDQLDGGDGDDVLISGAGNDILNGGSGDNQYLAGAGKNFVIGGTGLDVVFLDQSKADVSGLANCSRSSCLVTYSVDGLSSQISATEIEVIIFRDGRYDITS
- a CDS encoding TVP38/TMEM64 family protein; the protein is MQRWRRFLLITATIAGLAVFFHLAQVHGLEPIRNQVERLGVWAPIAILLLRGVSILLPALPSTAYSLLAGTLLGFETGFITIVIADLLFCQAAFLLARRYGRGLIGRLVGSGAMARIEGFGRNQFQGNPFLLTGLLMTGLFDFVSYAAGLSGTTWRAFVVPLVVSVLLSDAPIVALGAGLFDGGRLILGLALLGMFALAVVAGLVKRRTQHNQAMHPSTSTQLD
- the lepA gene encoding translation elongation factor 4, with protein sequence MTDAPVSRIRNFCIIAHIDHGKSTLADRLLQDTGTVANRDMQEQFLDNMDLERERGITIKLQAARMNYTAADGEEYVLNLIDTPGHVDFSYEVSRSLLACEGALLVVDASQGVEAQTLANVYLALENDLEIIPVLNKIDLPGADPDRIKEEVEAIIGLDCSKAIPCSAKTGLGVPEILQAVVDRVPPPADTVEEPTKALIFDSYYDPYRGVIVYFRVMSGRISCKDKVLLMASKKTYELDEIGVMAPDQRKVDELHAGEVGYLAASIKAVADARVGDTITLLNAPADEALPGYTEAKPMVFCGLFPTEADQYPDLREALNKLQLSDAALQFEPETSSAMGFGFRCGFLGLLHMEIVQERLEREYDLDLIVTAPSVIYKVNMIDGTEVMVDNPATLPDPQKRESIEEPYVKMEIYAPNEYNGALMGLCQERRGEYLDMKYITTDRVTLIYELPLAEVVTDFFDQMKTRTQGYASMEYHLIGYRKNELVRLDVLINGERADPLTTIVHRDKAYNVGKALVEKLKELIPRQQFKIPLQASIGSRIIASTSISAIRKDVLAKCYGGDISRKKKLLKKQAKGKKRMKAMGKVDVPQEAFMAVLKLNDAGGS
- a CDS encoding malate:quinone oxidoreductase — encoded protein: MDQYDAVLVGAGIMSATLASLLHALDPDLRLLLVERLEGPALESSAAANNAGTGHAANCELNYTPQRPDGRIETSKALAINAAFECSLAFWASLAERGLLKPDTFLHQVPHLSLVWGQEDVAFLEQRYRQLKALPAFSAMEWTTDPAEMTDWLPLVMEGRSGDQALAATRIKRGLDVDFGSLTRALLAPLQGSGALKICYGTVVKGLKRQRTEAMTSGDWGIQLQGPSGSWQVQTPFVFLGAGGGALPLLQNSGIPEAADFAGFPVSGQWLVCQRADLVDRHFAKVYGKAAVGAPPMSVPHLDSRWIDGKRSLLFGPYAGFSSKFLKTGSLFDLPRSVRSTNLVPMLQVGLNNLPLVKYLIAQLRQSETDRIDALRRFLPSAKSDDWSLSVAGQRVQIIKRTPEGSRLQMGTEVVSSADGSLAALLGASPGASTSVPIMLDVLNRCFSQQLATQAWQERLRSLLPFYGQDLNADADLLDQVRRRSDALLGIQSS
- a CDS encoding multidrug efflux SMR transporter, translating into MPSVSPWVLLLLAIGAEVIGTSCLKLSEGFSRPGPSLVVLTAYAVSMTLMSRVVQVLPMGLTYALWSGLGIVAIVLIGMLLYQQTPSAGQLIGMALITAGVVLVNLSPATSNG
- a CDS encoding prepilin-type N-terminal cleavage/methylation domain-containing protein, yielding MKPMQSQSQGFTLVELILVVSIIGLLSGIALPNFLSNWEDERLNAITKIAVAWLDDLRRKAIQNSVPCRATWDLANTTLSAQCDHETSTSSTLNLRAEISNSDNLAVNLRAGDPTVWIFTPRGTSTTDAQATLTLTGSNSDPGRCLRLSAPLGLIRAAKRTSAGQCDYTTRY